One Echinicola strongylocentroti DNA window includes the following coding sequences:
- the ccsA gene encoding cytochrome c biogenesis protein — MLLLLLTFATAMAVATFMENDFGTAVAWAVIYESWWFEMVMVLLAVNFIANIKRYGLFSRQKWPIGLFHVAFIVVIIGAGITRYFSHTGTIHIREGQAQNVYYTQEKYLQVQQNDPNNSLHFQKPFKLTSQTFRPQEVALPNSDGLKIRISDFIPHGRPTFQKGEEDYLDIALTLGEGREDIILPIGKSLPMKELHLATQPQAAHPIKIYKGDSSWMISTDVHLQVMQMSNQNLGVLHAGETKPLKLRSLYQWENGAFLIKATHEDSQLAYREEKDPKLAEQLPDVVTLEVLDKTGNLLQKNHVQLVKLNPTWNHFTYQGKNYQFTYGPKAQQLPFSLYLKHFDMQRYPGSQSPSSYASELIVEDGQQSFDFRIYMNNVLDHGGYRFYQASYDTDEQGTVLSINQDKLGSTLTYIGYFLLGLGMFFTLFTLNSRFQYLNKHLQKIKNVATLLLVFVSGASIAQEMSKTAEWVVPETQANRYGQLVVQDLDGRMKPLGTLANEIIRKLNGKSSIALDEGQLELSPEQFLLAMQMYPEMMGSLPIINIDEQKGLHIYEALKLPPSGKVSFLDFVDDEGQYKLQTMVEKANLLKPSERNEGDNELLKVDERFNIFFGLLSGDFLKLFPNRLDENHTWFTRDNSTQNFPEEDIQFVRYITGIYLEGLQQGLETDNWQKANESLEYIDLYQRKAGEAVYPSDSRLQAERFYNKLSLGNRLFGVFWLLGIFMMVIAIWQTFTENKWTKRLWRAGMVLSGLGMLAFTFHLGLRWYIAQHPPWSDGFEMLVFVGWGVLLFGLLFSRKSRFTVPLGLLFSGTLLFVAFLEWLNPEITNLMPVLHSYWLKIHVAIIVSSYAPLALAAVMALLSMILLIFSPKSPLANWWRSLLELTIVNEMAITIGLFLLTIGTFLGGVWANESWGRYWAWDPKETWALISILVYASVLHLRLIPGLKNFMVYQLASLWAFASIVMTSFGVNYYLSGLHSYAKGDPVPIPSWVYWCVAILLVISIGAILRYKNFPATVKSYLKV, encoded by the coding sequence ATGCTTCTTTTACTGCTTACTTTTGCCACCGCCATGGCAGTGGCCACATTTATGGAAAATGACTTTGGTACGGCGGTAGCCTGGGCCGTTATCTACGAATCGTGGTGGTTTGAAATGGTCATGGTCCTGCTCGCCGTCAACTTCATCGCCAATATCAAAAGGTATGGTTTGTTTAGCCGTCAAAAATGGCCTATCGGACTATTTCATGTGGCCTTTATTGTGGTGATCATTGGTGCGGGCATTACCCGGTATTTTAGCCATACGGGCACCATTCATATCCGAGAAGGGCAAGCCCAAAATGTTTACTATACCCAAGAAAAATACTTACAGGTACAACAAAACGATCCGAACAATTCACTGCATTTTCAAAAACCCTTCAAGCTCACCAGTCAAACATTCCGCCCACAAGAAGTAGCTTTGCCCAATAGCGATGGCCTGAAAATCCGGATCAGCGATTTTATTCCTCACGGCCGTCCAACATTTCAAAAAGGAGAGGAGGATTACCTGGACATTGCCCTCACCCTAGGCGAAGGCCGAGAAGATATCATCTTGCCCATCGGCAAAAGCCTCCCCATGAAGGAGCTTCACCTGGCCACCCAACCACAAGCAGCCCACCCCATCAAAATCTATAAAGGTGACAGCAGCTGGATGATCAGCACTGATGTGCACCTCCAAGTCATGCAGATGAGCAACCAAAACCTAGGCGTCCTCCATGCTGGGGAAACCAAGCCCCTTAAGCTGCGGAGTCTCTACCAATGGGAAAATGGCGCTTTCCTCATCAAGGCTACACATGAAGACAGCCAACTGGCCTATAGGGAAGAAAAAGATCCGAAACTGGCCGAGCAGCTCCCCGATGTGGTGACCTTAGAAGTACTGGACAAAACCGGAAATCTCCTCCAAAAGAACCACGTACAACTGGTAAAGCTTAACCCCACATGGAACCACTTCACTTATCAAGGTAAAAACTACCAATTTACCTACGGACCTAAAGCCCAGCAGTTGCCTTTTTCTTTGTACTTGAAGCACTTTGATATGCAACGCTATCCTGGTAGCCAGAGCCCCTCCAGCTATGCCAGTGAGCTAATTGTGGAAGATGGGCAGCAATCCTTTGATTTTAGGATATATATGAACAATGTACTCGATCACGGTGGCTACCGCTTCTACCAAGCCTCTTACGACACGGATGAGCAGGGGACAGTACTCTCCATCAATCAGGATAAACTGGGCAGTACATTGACCTATATCGGCTATTTCCTGCTTGGCTTGGGGATGTTCTTCACCCTTTTTACACTCAACAGCCGCTTTCAGTACCTTAACAAGCACCTCCAAAAAATCAAAAACGTCGCAACCCTGCTGCTGGTCTTCGTGAGTGGTGCCAGTATCGCTCAGGAAATGTCCAAAACGGCGGAATGGGTGGTGCCTGAAACGCAGGCCAACCGCTATGGGCAATTGGTCGTTCAGGATTTGGACGGCAGAATGAAACCATTGGGCACTCTGGCCAATGAAATCATCCGTAAACTGAACGGCAAGTCCTCCATCGCACTGGACGAAGGACAGCTGGAACTAAGCCCAGAGCAATTTCTGCTGGCCATGCAGATGTACCCAGAAATGATGGGTAGCCTTCCGATCATCAATATCGATGAACAAAAAGGCCTTCATATCTATGAGGCCTTGAAATTGCCCCCTTCGGGCAAAGTGAGTTTTTTGGATTTTGTGGATGATGAAGGTCAGTATAAGTTGCAGACCATGGTAGAAAAAGCCAATCTCCTCAAACCATCCGAGAGAAATGAAGGCGACAATGAACTCCTCAAAGTAGATGAGCGATTTAATATTTTCTTCGGACTGCTATCCGGTGATTTTCTCAAGCTCTTCCCCAACCGGCTGGATGAAAACCACACTTGGTTTACCCGGGACAATTCCACCCAAAACTTCCCGGAAGAGGATATACAATTTGTCCGTTATATTACCGGAATTTATCTAGAGGGACTACAGCAAGGGCTGGAAACTGATAATTGGCAAAAAGCCAATGAGTCCCTCGAATACATCGACTTGTACCAGCGCAAAGCAGGCGAAGCGGTCTATCCCTCTGACAGCCGGTTACAGGCCGAGCGTTTTTATAATAAACTCAGCCTTGGCAATCGGCTGTTTGGCGTATTCTGGTTGCTGGGGATTTTCATGATGGTAATAGCCATCTGGCAGACTTTTACCGAAAACAAGTGGACCAAAAGGCTCTGGAGAGCAGGAATGGTATTGAGTGGGTTGGGCATGCTTGCCTTCACCTTTCATCTAGGTCTCCGCTGGTACATTGCGCAGCATCCTCCTTGGAGTGATGGATTCGAAATGCTCGTATTTGTGGGCTGGGGAGTTTTGCTTTTCGGGCTGCTCTTTTCACGAAAGTCCAGGTTTACAGTACCACTAGGACTGCTATTTTCGGGTACATTGCTATTCGTGGCCTTTCTGGAATGGCTCAATCCGGAGATCACCAACCTCATGCCTGTGCTGCATTCCTACTGGCTCAAGATCCATGTGGCGATCATCGTAAGCAGCTACGCACCCTTGGCACTCGCCGCTGTCATGGCCTTGCTCAGCATGATTTTGCTGATTTTCTCCCCGAAAAGCCCCCTTGCCAACTGGTGGAGAAGCCTGCTGGAGCTGACCATTGTCAATGAAATGGCCATTACCATTGGGCTGTTTTTGCTCACCATCGGCACCTTCTTGGGCGGCGTCTGGGCCAATGAAAGCTGGGGACGCTACTGGGCTTGGGACCCAAAGGAAACTTGGGCGCTGATTTCCATTCTCGTGTATGCCAGTGTGCTTCATTTGAGGTTGATTCCAGGACTAAAAAACTTCATGGTCTACCAGCTGGCCAGTCTATGGGCATTTGCCTCCATTGTCATGACATCCTTCGGGGTCAACTATTACCTTTCTGGCTTGCACTCCTACGCCAAAGGCGACCCCGTGCCCATTCCATCGTGGGTGTATTGGTGCGTGGCCATATTGTTGGTCATTTCCATCGGGGCTATTTTACGGTACAAAAACTTCCCTGCCACCGTAAAGTCATACCTCAAAGTCTAA
- a CDS encoding YdeI/OmpD-associated family protein — protein sequence MNPKVDFFFDKDTKWKEAYGQLRKIALECGLTEELKWGVPCYTSPSGKTGKQANVVLIHGFKEYCALLFHKGALLKDTDGLLIQQTDNVQAARQIRFTNVQEIVNHRSALKAYIYEAIEVEKAGLEVKLKKTKEFSLPDEFKEYLEDRPELKAAFEKLTPGRQRGYLLHFSQAKQSKTKVSRIEKAIPRIFDGLGLND from the coding sequence ATGAACCCAAAAGTTGATTTTTTCTTTGATAAAGACACCAAATGGAAGGAAGCGTACGGCCAATTGAGGAAGATAGCGCTTGAATGTGGACTCACGGAAGAGCTGAAGTGGGGTGTGCCGTGTTACACTAGTCCATCTGGCAAGACAGGAAAGCAAGCCAACGTGGTATTGATCCATGGATTTAAGGAGTACTGTGCGCTGCTTTTTCATAAGGGAGCCTTGCTTAAGGATACGGATGGTCTGCTGATCCAGCAGACAGATAATGTGCAGGCGGCCCGGCAGATCCGGTTTACCAATGTTCAGGAAATCGTGAACCATCGGTCGGCACTGAAAGCATATATCTACGAAGCCATTGAGGTCGAGAAGGCTGGGCTGGAAGTAAAGCTCAAGAAGACAAAAGAGTTTAGCCTGCCTGATGAATTTAAGGAATATTTGGAGGACCGCCCTGAGCTGAAAGCGGCTTTTGAAAAGCTGACCCCGGGGAGGCAGCGGGGGTACTTGCTCCATTTTTCCCAAGCCAAACAGTCCAAGACCAAAGTGTCCCGGATTGAGAAAGCCATTCCAAGGATCTTTGATGGCTTGGGTTTAAATGATTAG
- a CDS encoding iron chaperone has product MDKPKDVNSYIANATEEARSVMDELRRIIKSAMPEAEEGISWNVPIYKYHGILVGFSVAKQHVSFGVDSLQEEDRKVLKELGYKTGKKTIQIKFDQEVPSAIIKRLVLAQAEINEL; this is encoded by the coding sequence ATGGACAAGCCCAAAGATGTAAATTCATATATAGCCAATGCCACCGAGGAGGCTCGATCGGTCATGGATGAACTGAGAAGAATCATAAAATCTGCCATGCCCGAAGCAGAAGAAGGTATCAGTTGGAATGTGCCCATATACAAATACCATGGGATATTGGTCGGGTTTTCTGTGGCCAAGCAGCATGTAAGCTTCGGGGTGGATTCGCTACAGGAAGAGGATCGAAAGGTCCTTAAAGAATTAGGTTATAAAACCGGTAAAAAAACGATACAGATTAAGTTTGACCAAGAGGTGCCTTCAGCAATAATAAAACGCCTAGTACTTGCTCAAGCTGAAATTAATGAACTATAA
- a CDS encoding DoxX family protein: MKKRNRIIYWIATVWLALGMVSTGIVQLIQMEEEVQMMEHLGYPVYLLTILGIWKMLGTVAILIPKFPLVKEWAYAGFFFAMSGAVCSHLAVGDEPITLFGPLLLVALTVISWYFRPEERKTIAVARKAITK, translated from the coding sequence ATGAAGAAACGGAACAGGATTATCTATTGGATTGCCACCGTTTGGCTGGCATTGGGGATGGTGTCGACGGGCATTGTCCAGTTGATACAGATGGAGGAGGAAGTGCAGATGATGGAACACTTGGGCTATCCTGTGTACTTACTTACGATATTGGGCATATGGAAAATGCTGGGTACGGTGGCCATTTTGATCCCTAAATTTCCATTAGTGAAAGAATGGGCATATGCAGGTTTTTTCTTTGCGATGTCAGGAGCAGTGTGTTCGCACCTGGCCGTTGGTGATGAACCTATTACACTTTTTGGACCTCTACTTTTGGTAGCATTAACGGTTATTTCTTGGTATTTTAGACCTGAAGAGAGGAAAACTATTGCAGTAGCTCGCAAAGCTATCACCAAATAA
- a CDS encoding SRPBCC domain-containing protein, with product MALKTNVHAEDGKQEILITREFDLPLDLLFKAYMEPEIVEQWMGTKVLKLENRTHGSYHFETTDPMGNKHGFHGTIHDFVINEKITRTFEMENADFGAQLEFLEFESLHEGTSKLSMHVIYRSVAIRDKILQLPFVQGINMAHDRLEEVQKSSK from the coding sequence ATGGCACTCAAGACAAACGTACATGCAGAAGATGGCAAGCAGGAAATTCTTATTACGCGGGAATTTGACCTTCCGTTGGACTTGCTTTTCAAGGCATATATGGAACCTGAAATCGTGGAACAATGGATGGGCACCAAGGTGCTAAAGCTCGAAAACAGGACGCATGGCAGCTACCACTTTGAGACCACAGATCCAATGGGCAATAAGCACGGCTTTCATGGTACGATCCATGATTTTGTCATCAATGAGAAGATCACGCGAACCTTCGAAATGGAGAATGCAGATTTTGGCGCCCAGTTGGAGTTTTTGGAGTTTGAGTCACTCCATGAGGGCACTAGCAAACTCAGCATGCATGTCATCTACCGCTCGGTAGCCATCAGGGACAAAATCCTCCAGCTCCCCTTCGTCCAAGGCATCAATATGGCACACGACCGATTGGAGGAAGTTCAGAAGAGTAGTAAATGA
- a CDS encoding ArsR/SmtB family transcription factor produces MELRRDVFQAIADPTRRAIIMLVAIQAMTPSAIAGNFDSSRQTISKHIQILTECELLEQEQSGREIYYQLNPEKLKTIADFIAPFRQFWDEKFNKLEAVMKNYQPKKDSD; encoded by the coding sequence ATGGAACTACGAAGAGATGTATTTCAGGCCATTGCCGATCCCACGCGGAGGGCAATCATTATGTTGGTGGCGATTCAGGCCATGACACCTAGTGCTATCGCGGGGAACTTTGATTCCTCCAGACAGACCATTTCTAAGCATATCCAGATCCTTACCGAGTGTGAATTGCTGGAGCAGGAGCAGTCCGGTAGGGAAATCTATTACCAGCTGAACCCAGAAAAGCTGAAAACCATCGCTGATTTTATTGCGCCCTTTCGGCAGTTTTGGGATGAGAAGTTCAATAAACTGGAGGCCGTAATGAAAAACTATCAACCTAAAAAAGATAGTGACTGA
- a CDS encoding M14 family metallopeptidase, with translation MDQLYRKRGSIITLVSIGLSLCLFACKQPQERKKSLQPEVLEKAFEHYKEAAITHRRFKHADLQPLIEKHAGTFDVTDLGQSVEGRAIRQLAYGSGETKVLLWSQMHGDESTATMALFDLFNFLEGSGDDFDPIRKAIRDQLTLHFIPMVNPDGAERFTRRNAYGIDLNRDAIKEVSPEAKLLKGAREEFEADFGFNLHDQQIYYNVEQTPKPATISVLAPAYNYKTEVNDVRAKAMQVIVGMNRILQKVTPGQVGKYNDAFEPRAFGDNFQKWGTSTILIESGGYPDDPDKQYIRQLNFMIILNALYEIAMEEYTRYAVEDYFRIPDNDNMLMDLLLKNVTIADANGQYQLDLGIKRRNVETGKGDYHVRGSLDDVGDLSVYYGYKEFDASGMVLKEGKVAEETLDSLSSITPEKALELLRAGNLAVRVKYAPEEALHELPILVFAEQDSIPSGTTTGSAANFFLESNGQRTHAIVNGYLINLQKPMVKGLKQRVWW, from the coding sequence ATGGATCAATTATACAGGAAACGTGGGAGCATTATAACACTGGTAAGCATAGGGCTTTCCTTGTGCTTGTTTGCATGCAAGCAGCCCCAAGAGCGCAAAAAAAGTCTCCAGCCCGAAGTACTGGAAAAGGCATTTGAGCATTATAAAGAGGCTGCTATCACCCATCGGAGGTTTAAGCATGCGGACTTGCAGCCGCTGATCGAGAAGCATGCCGGGACGTTTGACGTGACGGATCTTGGACAGTCCGTGGAGGGGCGGGCTATCAGACAGCTCGCTTATGGAAGCGGAGAGACCAAGGTGCTGCTGTGGTCTCAGATGCACGGGGATGAAAGCACGGCCACGATGGCGCTTTTTGACTTGTTTAACTTCCTTGAAGGCAGTGGTGATGATTTTGACCCAATCCGAAAAGCCATTCGTGATCAATTGACACTGCATTTTATCCCTATGGTCAACCCAGATGGAGCGGAGAGATTTACCCGCCGCAATGCCTATGGCATTGACCTGAACCGGGATGCCATCAAGGAAGTATCTCCAGAGGCCAAGCTCCTCAAAGGTGCTCGGGAGGAGTTTGAGGCCGATTTTGGCTTTAACCTTCACGATCAGCAGATTTATTATAATGTGGAGCAAACCCCTAAACCTGCTACGATTTCGGTATTGGCACCTGCTTATAATTACAAGACGGAAGTGAACGACGTCCGTGCCAAGGCCATGCAGGTGATCGTGGGCATGAACAGAATCCTCCAAAAAGTCACCCCCGGCCAGGTGGGCAAGTATAACGATGCCTTTGAGCCGAGAGCGTTTGGTGATAATTTCCAAAAGTGGGGCACGAGCACCATCCTGATCGAGTCTGGGGGCTATCCTGACGACCCTGATAAGCAATACATTCGCCAGCTGAACTTTATGATTATCCTGAATGCCCTCTATGAAATTGCCATGGAGGAGTATACCCGCTATGCTGTGGAGGACTACTTTCGCATTCCAGATAATGACAATATGCTGATGGACTTGCTCCTGAAAAATGTAACCATCGCTGATGCCAATGGCCAATATCAGTTGGATTTAGGAATCAAGCGGCGTAATGTGGAGACGGGCAAGGGAGATTATCATGTGCGGGGGAGCTTGGATGATGTGGGCGACCTGTCGGTGTACTACGGATATAAGGAGTTTGATGCCAGCGGAATGGTGCTGAAAGAAGGCAAAGTGGCCGAGGAGACGTTGGATTCACTTAGCAGTATTACTCCTGAAAAGGCCCTTGAGCTGCTGAGAGCTGGAAACTTGGCGGTTAGGGTAAAGTATGCACCTGAAGAGGCACTGCATGAGTTGCCCATCCTGGTTTTTGCTGAGCAGGACAGCATTCCCAGCGGTACCACGACAGGTAGCGCTGCCAATTTTTTCCTGGAAAGTAACGGTCAGCGGACCCATGCCATAGTCAACGGCTACCTGATCAATTTACAAAAACCAATGGTGAAGGGACTGAAGCAGCGGGTGTGGTGGTAG
- a CDS encoding dipeptide epimerase, which produces MKLEILIKQLPLKHTFTIAHQSRDVQETLIVRLTDGERYGLGESTTNPFYGMTVENMTEALENARPIVEAGDWETPEKLWEQCKEIFAHNPFAQCALDLAAWDLFTKKMDVKLYEYLKLDPLDIPTTNFTIGIAETDKMVEKMRELDWPLYKIKLGTDHDLEIVRELRKHTKAIFRIDANCAWTAEQAIEYSHELKKLQVEFMEQPLAKDDLEGMKKVYEHSKLPVIADESCIVESDVKKCHGLFHGINVKLVKAGGITPGLRMLYQAKELGMQTMVGCMTESSVGVTAIAHIAPLLDYVDMDGAMLLAKDIATGVHIEPGKVTFPEGPGIGAELI; this is translated from the coding sequence ATGAAACTAGAGATATTGATCAAGCAATTGCCACTGAAACACACCTTTACCATCGCCCATCAAAGTCGTGATGTGCAGGAAACGCTTATCGTCCGTCTCACAGATGGTGAGCGATATGGTCTTGGTGAGTCCACTACCAATCCTTTTTACGGCATGACGGTCGAAAATATGACGGAGGCACTGGAAAATGCCCGGCCGATCGTCGAAGCAGGTGACTGGGAAACGCCCGAAAAGCTATGGGAACAGTGTAAAGAAATCTTTGCCCATAATCCATTTGCCCAATGTGCGCTGGACTTGGCTGCTTGGGACCTGTTCACCAAAAAGATGGACGTAAAGCTCTATGAATACCTCAAGCTGGATCCGCTGGACATCCCGACGACCAACTTCACCATTGGTATCGCCGAAACCGACAAAATGGTGGAAAAAATGAGGGAGCTGGACTGGCCACTTTATAAAATTAAGCTGGGCACAGACCATGACCTGGAGATCGTACGTGAGCTGCGCAAACACACCAAGGCTATTTTTCGCATCGATGCGAATTGTGCTTGGACGGCAGAACAGGCCATCGAATACTCCCATGAACTGAAAAAACTCCAAGTGGAATTTATGGAGCAGCCACTGGCCAAAGACGACTTGGAAGGAATGAAGAAAGTATATGAGCACAGCAAGTTGCCTGTCATCGCAGATGAAAGCTGCATCGTGGAATCAGATGTCAAAAAATGCCACGGTCTCTTTCACGGCATCAATGTCAAGCTGGTCAAGGCAGGAGGCATCACACCGGGATTGAGGATGCTCTATCAGGCCAAGGAGCTGGGCATGCAGACCATGGTAGGCTGTATGACAGAATCTTCTGTGGGCGTAACGGCCATTGCCCATATCGCACCACTACTGGATTATGTAGACATGGACGGGGCCATGCTGCTCGCCAAGGACATTGCCACAGGCGTCCATATCGAACCCGGAAAAGTCACTTTCCCAGAAGGACCAGGCATTGGTGCTGAACTGATCTGA